One window from the genome of Natronomonas pharaonis DSM 2160 encodes:
- a CDS encoding ribose 1,5-bisphosphate isomerase has translation MDETPELHSDVEETARRIAEMEVRGAASIADAAAAALGTQAATAESETPEAFRRTMRAAARRLYETRPTAVSLPNALRYVLSGMDGDDVETLQTTVQQRVSAFRDDLDDAQDRLGQIGAGRFSDGDVVMTHCHSSDALSCIEAAVESGADIEAVVKETRPRKQGHITASELRELGVPVTLIVDSAAHSFLDDVDHVLVGADSIAADGSVINKIGTAGLAVSARDRGVPVVVAAQSIKLHPKTLTGTAVAIERRDIREVLDEETHEDIGAAEVANPAFDVTPPRHVDAIVTEHGQFPPESIVTLMRELFGDSVSEPWTDPDGTGATGASAASGGE, from the coding sequence ATGGACGAGACGCCGGAGCTCCATTCCGATGTCGAGGAGACTGCCCGCCGTATCGCGGAGATGGAGGTCCGTGGAGCGGCTTCGATAGCCGATGCCGCTGCCGCTGCACTAGGAACGCAGGCTGCGACAGCCGAAAGCGAGACACCGGAAGCGTTCCGGCGGACAATGCGCGCGGCTGCTCGACGGCTCTACGAGACGCGGCCGACGGCGGTCAGTCTGCCGAACGCGTTGCGGTATGTCCTGTCCGGAATGGACGGCGACGATGTCGAGACGCTTCAGACCACCGTCCAACAGCGCGTGTCAGCATTCCGGGACGACCTCGATGACGCACAGGACCGGCTCGGGCAGATAGGGGCTGGGCGGTTTAGCGACGGCGATGTCGTGATGACCCACTGCCACTCGTCGGACGCCCTATCGTGTATCGAGGCGGCCGTCGAGTCGGGGGCCGACATCGAGGCTGTCGTCAAGGAGACCCGTCCGCGGAAACAGGGGCACATCACCGCCAGCGAACTCCGCGAACTCGGCGTGCCGGTGACGCTCATCGTCGACAGCGCCGCCCACAGTTTCCTCGACGACGTTGACCACGTCCTCGTCGGGGCCGACAGCATCGCCGCCGACGGCAGTGTCATCAACAAAATCGGGACCGCCGGCCTCGCCGTGTCGGCCCGTGACCGCGGGGTTCCGGTCGTCGTCGCCGCCCAATCCATCAAGCTCCACCCGAAGACGTTGACGGGGACGGCCGTGGCAATCGAGCGCCGGGATATCAGGGAGGTCCTCGACGAGGAGACACATGAGGACATTGGCGCTGCTGAGGTCGCCAACCCGGCCTTCGACGTAACACCGCCGCGGCACGTTGACGCCATCGTCACCGAACACGGCCAGTTCCCGCCGGAGAGCATCGTCACACTGATGCGAGAGCTGTTCGGCGACAGCGTCTCCGAACCGTGGACGGACCCAGACGGAACCGGGGCGACCGGGGCCAGCGCCGCTTCAGGTGGCGAGTAG
- a CDS encoding 30S ribosomal protein S15 encodes MARMHSRRRGSSGSDRPTADEPPEWSEVDEDAIEDRVVELAEEGYDPSQIGLKLRDEGVQGVPVPDVKLATGKKVTEILEENDAENELPEDLRNLMERAIRLREHMDRNPGDAQNKRALQNTESKIRRLVDYYRGDKLDEEFTYSYEDAKDRLE; translated from the coding sequence ATGGCACGAATGCATTCCCGCCGTCGCGGGTCGTCCGGTTCGGACCGCCCGACGGCAGACGAACCGCCGGAGTGGAGCGAAGTAGACGAAGACGCAATCGAAGACCGCGTCGTCGAGCTTGCCGAGGAAGGCTACGACCCGAGCCAGATCGGCCTCAAGCTCCGCGACGAAGGTGTACAGGGTGTTCCGGTCCCTGACGTGAAGCTGGCGACCGGCAAGAAGGTCACCGAGATTCTCGAGGAAAACGACGCCGAAAACGAGCTGCCGGAAGACCTCCGCAACCTGATGGAGCGGGCCATCCGGCTCCGCGAGCACATGGACCGGAACCCCGGCGACGCCCAGAACAAGCGGGCGCTCCAAAACACCGAATCGAAGATTCGACGCCTCGTCGACTACTACCGCGGCGACAAGCTCGACGAGGAGTTCACGTACAGCTACGAAGACGCCAAGGACCGACTGGAGTAA
- a CDS encoding KEOPS complex subunit Pcc1 has product MTQRRLTIRTDHDRPEVVAAAVAADNTAELSTHAEDGTVETTIERETTGGLRTTADDYVCNLIVAQQTTDTTTQS; this is encoded by the coding sequence ATGACCCAGCGTCGCCTGACGATACGGACCGACCACGACCGACCCGAAGTCGTCGCGGCCGCAGTCGCCGCTGACAACACAGCCGAGCTATCGACGCATGCCGAGGACGGAACGGTCGAGACCACAATCGAGCGCGAGACGACCGGCGGCCTCCGAACGACGGCTGACGACTACGTGTGTAACCTCATCGTCGCACAGCAGACAACCGACACGACAACCCAATCATGA